A region from the Neurospora crassa OR74A linkage group V, whole genome shotgun sequence genome encodes:
- the amt gene encoding amidinotransferase → MILKKDTVTPSTLDSPTIISASNEYSPLRALIIGRATHSLFPSEPPHMIRATMPTLHHPEFRPHHPFPADIVAKADQELDNFARVMTDRFGIKVYRPKEVNWAKANEGKGGYTGAMPRDGLMVVGRTMVEACFGWGCRRGEIELAYHDVLEDIMETARKAGESVRVCRAPKIVGGDTLYDGLLDDDKPEKDGGAKQNGTIPRSSQNGKQTSTHWAINNTRPAFDCADFMRFGTVLIGQLSHVTNPKGVDYLRAVLPAPYTVELLNTTDDHAMHIDATILPLRQGTLIYCPSRVTEEELRRHEVFRDWDLRPLPWNPEEEEEEEEDEGPPRYMCSKWLVLNAMSVDEKTIVVEERQERFARWLEEEFGMEVVRLPFRHVNSLGGSFHCATVDLVRKEL, encoded by the coding sequence ATGATCCTCAAAAAAGACACAGTGACACCCTCCACCTTGGATTCACCCACCATCATCTCAGCCTCCAACGAATACTCCCCCCTCCGCGCCCTCATCATCGGCCGTGCCACCCattccctcttcccctcgGAACCTCCACACATGATCCGCGCAACCATGCccaccctccaccaccccgaATTCCGTCCTCACCACCCCTTTCCAGCAGACATTGTCGCCAAAGCAGACCAAGAACTCGACAACTTTGCGCGCGTGATGACGGACAGATTCGGCATCAAGGTGTACAGACCCAAAGAAGTGAATTGGGCTAAGGCAAatgagggaaagggagggtATACCGGTGCAATGCCGAGGGACGGActgatggtggtggggagGACGATGGTCGAGGCGTGTTTTGGTTGGGGCTGTAGGAGGGGTGAGATCGAGCTTGCGTACCATGATGTTCTGGAGGATATCATGGAAACGGCTCGGAAAGCAGGCGAGTCAGTGAGGGTGTGTCGTGCTCCCAAGATTGTGGGGGGCGATACGTTGTATGATGGGCTTTTGGATGACGACAAGCCTGAAAAAGATGGTGGTGCCAAACAGAACGGAACCATCCCCAGAAGCAGTCAAAACGGCAAACAAACCTCAACACACTGGGCAATCAACAATACCCGCCCAGCCTTTGACTGCGCAGACTTTATGCGCTTCGGCACCGTCCTCATCGGCCAGCTCTCGCACGTCACTAACCCCAAAGGCGTCGACTATCTCCGCGCCGTGCTGCCCGCCCCGTATACCGTCGAgctcctcaacaccaccgaTGACCACGCGATGCACATAGATGCGACCATCCTCCCCTTGCGCCAGGGGACGTTGATCTACTGCCCCTCGCGTGTCACCGAGGAGGAACTGCGACGGCATGAGGTTTTTAGGGACTGGGATTTGCGGCCGTTGCCGTGGAATcccgaagaggaggaggaagaggaggaggatgagggacCGCCGAGGTACATGTGCTCCAAGTGGTTGGTTCTCAATGCCATGAGTGTGGATGAGAAGACGattgtggtggaggagaggcaGGAGAGGTTTGCGAggtggttggaggaggagtttgggATGGAAGTGGTGAGGTTGCCGTTTAGACACGTGAATAGCTTGGGGGGATCGTTTCATTGTGCGACTGTTGATTTGGTTAGAAAGGAGCTTTGA
- a CDS encoding APC amino acid permease, variant translates to MGTHDSISSVQPDLEQPSHAGGHGSNGIDELDESRLAQFGYKQELNRDWGLAHNFGVSFSIISVITGLTTLFSYGLATGGPAVMSISWIVISFFTLLVAIAMAEIVSAIPTSGGPYFWSAMLAPPRWSPFLAWLTGWFNLLGQVAVTTGITFGLAGLVSTAITVKNPDYEPTAAKTIGIYAALLVSHGVVNTFGVKGLRFLNNVSIVLHSAGITALCIAVLAKAPKLQSAKFVFGTYHDGTAAEEGTEGWGQRASPAYVVLCGALLSQYTLTGFDASAHLSEETKNASWSAPIGVVSSVGFSSLFGFFVLMAFLFSIQDFESTLNSKYGQPVLQILVDVAGEDGALVLFSLIMLCVWHCGLFSMTSNSRMMFSFARDRGIPSFFHQVDDRFKSPIRAVWLAAILSFILALPSLGSDVAFAAATSIATIGLYLSYGLPIMIGFFWHKNFTAMKGPFNLGALSRVIAGAACLWICFITVVFCLPTANPVTSQTLNYTVVAVGIIAVGSIGSWVVWARRWFTGPAAEVAEAMRLGVDITEPGALEKKEKEALEGARMEGEREAREREEKQPPAVSE, encoded by the exons ATGGGCACTCATGACTCCATATCCTCTGTCCAACCCGACCTGGAGCAACCCTCCCATGCCGGCGGCCATGGCAGCAACGGCATCGATGAACTCGACGAGTCCCGTCTCGCCCAGTTCGGCTACAAGCAAGAACTCAACCGCGACTGGGGCCTAGCTCACAACTTTGGCGTATCCTTTTCCATCATC TCCGTCATCACCGGtctcaccaccctcttctcctATGGCCTCGCCACCGGCGGTCCAGCCGTCATGTCCATCTCTTGGATCGTCATTTCCTTCTTTACCCTCCTAGTCGCCATCGCCATGGCCGAAATCGTTTCCGCCATCCCTACCTCCGGCGGCCCTTATTTTTGGTCCGCCATGCTCGCTCCTCCACGATGGTCTCCCTTTCTAGCCTGGTTGACGGGCTGGTTCAACTTGCTCGGTCAAGTAGCCGTCACGACGGGCATCACGTTCGGGCTGGCGGGCCTGGTGTCTACAGCCATCACAGTCAAGAACCCCGATTACGAACCGACGGCTGCCAAGACGATTGGCATCTATGCGGCCCTGTTGGTTAGTCATGGCGTGGTGAACACGTTTGGCGTGAAGGGGCTGAGGTTCTTGAATAACGTGAGCATCGTGCTGCATAGCGCGGGGATTACGGCGCTTTGTATTGCTGTCTTGGCCAAGGCGCCCAAGCTGCAGAGCGCCAAGTTTGTGTTTGGGACATATCACGATGGGACGGCAGCCGAAGAAGGGACAGAAGGCTGGGGCCAGCGCGCATCCCCGGCATATGTGGTCCTCTGCGGCGCTTTGCTGTCTCAGTATACCCTCACTGGTTTTGACGCCAGTGCACATCTGAGCGAGGAGACAAAGAATGCGAGTTGGTCTGCGCCCATTGGCGTAGTGAGCTCTGTAGGGTTCAGCTCGCTGTTTGGCTTTTTCGTGCTCATGGCTTTCCTTTTCAGCATCCAGGACTTTGAGAGCACGCTGAACAGCAAGTATGGGCAGCCCGTGCTACAAATCTTGGTGGACGTTGCtggcgaggatggcgccCTGGTCTTGTTCAGCTTGATCATGCTTTGTGTCTGGCATTGTGGGCTGTTTAGCATGACGAGCAATTCGCGCATGATGTTCTCCTTTGCGCGTGACAGAGGCATT CCCTCCTTTTTCCACCAAGTCGACGACCGCTTTAAATCCCCTATCCGCGCCGTCTGGCTCGCCGCCATTCTCTCCTtcatcctcgccctcccCTCTTTAGGGAGCGATGTCGCCTTCGCAGCCGCCACCTCCATCGCCACGATCGGTCTGTACCTCTCCTACGGTCTGCCTATCATGATCGGTTTCTTCTGGCACAAGAACTTTACAGCCATGAAAGGCCCCTTCAACCTCGGCGCTCTCTCCCGTGTCATCGCTGGCGCGGCATGCTTGTGGATCTGTTTCATCACGGTGGTGTTCTGTTTGCCTACTGCCAACCCGGTTACCAGCCAGACGCTGAACTACACCGTTGTGGCGGTGGGAATCATTGCGGTTGGGTCGATAGGGTCATGGGTCGTTTGGGCGAGACGGTGGTTTACGGGCCCGGCGGCCGAGGTGGCCGAGGCCATGAGGTTGGGTGTCGATATCACGGAGCCGGGGGCGTtggagaaaaaggagaaggaggcgttggagggtgcgaggatggaaggagagagggaagcgagggaaagggaggagaagCAGCCACCTGCTGTCAGTGAGTAA
- a CDS encoding ADP-ribosylation factor 6, whose translation MGNVMSLGFMAKLFGTKEVRVLMLGLDAAGKTTILYKLKLQDHVTTIPTVGFNVETVTLRNIKFNIWDVGGQDKIRPLWRHYYSGTQGLIFVVDSADHNRIDEARVELHRIINDREMKDCLLLVFANKQDIAGAMTPQEVTEKLQLNKLKDRIYAVQPTIAIDKAGLQEGFNWLSDNMKAAQKQ comes from the exons ATGGGCAACGTCATGTCCCTCGGCTTCATGGCCAAGCTCTTCGGCACCAAAGAAGTCCGTGTGCTCATGCTCGGTCTCGACGCCGCCGGCAAGACCACCATCCTGTACAAGCTCAAGCTGCAAGACCAcgtcaccaccatccccaCGGTTGGCTTCAACGTCGAGACGGTCACCCTCCGAAACATCAAGTTCAACATCTGGGACGTCGGCGGCCAGGACAAGATCCGTCCCCTCTGGCGCCATTACTACTCGGGTACCCAGGGTCTGATTTTCGTGGTGGACAGCGCGGACCATAACAGAATCGACGAGGCGCGGGTGGAGTTGCATCGGATTATCAATGATCGCGAGATGAAGGattgcttgttgttggtgtttgcTAACAAGCAGGATATTGCTGGTG CCATGACTCCCCAGGAAGTCACCGAGAAGCTCCAGCTCAACAAGCTCAAGGACCGCATCTACGCCGTACAACCCACCATTGCGATAGACAAGGCCGGTCTGCAGGAGGGCTTCAACTGGCTGTCCGATAACATGAAGGCTGCCCAGAAGCAGTGA
- the stk-8 gene encoding serine/threonine-protein kinase prk1 — protein MMYGTNRARNQKAETSYRGYQRSNAGPLNYQTKVRITDRYKVIGFISSGTYGRVYKATGRQGQTGEFAIKKFKPDKEGEAVVNYTGISQSAVREMALCSELRNHANVIRLIEIILEDKCIFMVFEYAEHDLLQIIHHHTQTPRHPIAPGTIKSIMYQLLQGVQYLHTNWVLHRDLKPANIMVTSSGEVKIGDLGLARVFKQPIHNLYMGDKVVVTIWYRAPELLLGSKHYTTAIDLWAVGCIFAELLSLRPIFKGEEAKMDSKKTVPFQKHQMQKIVDVMGLPTRERWPLLASMPEYSQLSTLQPPLLSTNTSHSHGGGHHPYGHRSQQQPPASQNTHGNLQKWYHQTTVSTPLTSLGAEGYKLLASLLEYDPEKRLTAADALVHPFFTSPTSTPLASLNSNTANSTSQGTGAAAVNWSPTNCFEGLKNETYPCRRVSQDDNDIGFGTGTGNQSGSRVNTAAAGTGTGLVMGQAQSQVQAMGGSLGNIGGHGHGHGHGQMGGGGMGQGMGGLGQGHGGMAQMAGMKRMHDAAAAAAAAAAAAVQQSHPNKRMKGSQG, from the exons ATGATGTACGGCACAAATAGAGCGAGAAACCAAAAGGCCGAAACCAGCTACCGCGGGT ACCAGCGTAGCAATGCCGGCCCCCTAAACTACCAAACCAAGGTCCGCATTACCGACCGCTACAAAGTCATCGGCTTCATCTCCTCCGGTACCTATGGCCGGGTCTACAAAGCCACCGGCCGACAAGGCCAAACCGGGGAATTCGCCATCAAAAAGTTCAAGCCCGACAAGGAAGGTGAAGCCGTCGTCAACTACACGGGCATCTCTCAGTCGGCGGTGCGTGAGATGGCGTTATGCTCCGAACTGCGAAACCACGCCAACGTTATCCGGCTCATCGAGATTATCCTGGAGGACAAGTGCATCTTCATGGTATTCGAGTACGCAGAGCACGATTTGTTGCAGATCATCCACCATCACACGCAAACGCCACGACATCCGATCGCGCCAGGGACCATCAAGTCGATAATGTACCAGCTGTTGCAGGGGGTGCAATACTTACACACCAACTGGGTATTACATCGAGACTTGAAGCCGGCGAACATCATGGTTACTTCTTCCGGAGAAGTGAAGATTGGCGATCTCGGACTGGCCAGGGTTTTCAAGCAGCCCATCCACAACCTCTACATGGGCGATAAAGTGGTCGTGACTATATGGTATCGCGCGCCCGAGCTGCTGTTGGGGAGCAAGCATTACACGACAGCTATCGACCTGTGGGCGGTGGGATGCATCTTTGCGGAGCTGCTGAGTCTTCGGCCCATCTTtaagggggaggaggccaAGATGGATAGCAAGAAGACGGTGCCGTTTCAGAAACATCAGATGCAGAAGATTGTGGACGTAATGGGCCTGCCGACGAGGGAGCGGTGGCCCTTGTTAGCCAGCATGCCCGAGTATAGCCAGTTGTCGACTTTACAGCCGCCCTTGCTGTCGACCAAcacctcccactcccacggcggcggccacCACCCCTACGGCCATCGCTCCCAGCAACAACCGCCCGCGTCGCAAAACACGCACGGAAACCTCCAGAAATGGTACCACCAAACCACCGTCTCCACCCCTCTGACCTCGCTAGGAGCAGAAGGCTACAAACTcctcgcctccctcctcgAATACGACCCCGAGAAACGCTTGACGGCCGCCGACGCCCTCGTCcaccccttcttcacctcgcCCACCTCGACCCCGCTGGCTTCTCTCAATAGCAACACGGCCAATAGCACTTCTCAAGGaacaggagcagcagcagtcaaCTGGTCACCAACCAACTGCTTCGAAGGACTCAAAAACGAGACGTACCCGTGCAGACGCGTGTCGCAGGACGACAACGATATCGGCTTCGGCACCGGAACAGGCAACCAGAGTGGGTCGCGGGTGAACACGGCTGCGGCcgggacggggacggggcTGGTGATGGGACAAGCGCAGTCGCAGGTTCAGGCTATGGGAGGTTCGTTGGGGAATATCGGCGGACATGGACACGGACACGGACACGGACagatgggcggcggcgggatgGGCCAAGGGATGGGAGGGTTGGGTCAAGGACATGGGGGGATGGCGCAAATGGCGGGGATGAAAAGGATGcatgatgctgctgctgctgctgctgcggcggcggcggcggcggtgcaGCAGAGTCATCCGAATAAGAGGATGAAAGGGTCACAGGGATAG
- the stk-8 gene encoding serine/threonine-protein kinase prk1, variant codes for MPPKPKYQRSNAGPLNYQTKVRITDRYKVIGFISSGTYGRVYKATGRQGQTGEFAIKKFKPDKEGEAVVNYTGISQSAVREMALCSELRNHANVIRLIEIILEDKCIFMVFEYAEHDLLQIIHHHTQTPRHPIAPGTIKSIMYQLLQGVQYLHTNWVLHRDLKPANIMVTSSGEVKIGDLGLARVFKQPIHNLYMGDKVVVTIWYRAPELLLGSKHYTTAIDLWAVGCIFAELLSLRPIFKGEEAKMDSKKTVPFQKHQMQKIVDVMGLPTRERWPLLASMPEYSQLSTLQPPLLSTNTSHSHGGGHHPYGHRSQQQPPASQNTHGNLQKWYHQTTVSTPLTSLGAEGYKLLASLLEYDPEKRLTAADALVHPFFTSPTSTPLASLNSNTANSTSQGTGAAAVNWSPTNCFEGLKNETYPCRRVSQDDNDIGFGTGTGNQSGSRVNTAAAGTGTGLVMGQAQSQVQAMGGSLGNIGGHGHGHGHGQMGGGGMGQGMGGLGQGHGGMAQMAGMKRMHDAAAAAAAAAAAAVQQSHPNKRMKGSQG; via the exons ATGCCTCCGAAACCGAAAT ACCAGCGTAGCAATGCCGGCCCCCTAAACTACCAAACCAAGGTCCGCATTACCGACCGCTACAAAGTCATCGGCTTCATCTCCTCCGGTACCTATGGCCGGGTCTACAAAGCCACCGGCCGACAAGGCCAAACCGGGGAATTCGCCATCAAAAAGTTCAAGCCCGACAAGGAAGGTGAAGCCGTCGTCAACTACACGGGCATCTCTCAGTCGGCGGTGCGTGAGATGGCGTTATGCTCCGAACTGCGAAACCACGCCAACGTTATCCGGCTCATCGAGATTATCCTGGAGGACAAGTGCATCTTCATGGTATTCGAGTACGCAGAGCACGATTTGTTGCAGATCATCCACCATCACACGCAAACGCCACGACATCCGATCGCGCCAGGGACCATCAAGTCGATAATGTACCAGCTGTTGCAGGGGGTGCAATACTTACACACCAACTGGGTATTACATCGAGACTTGAAGCCGGCGAACATCATGGTTACTTCTTCCGGAGAAGTGAAGATTGGCGATCTCGGACTGGCCAGGGTTTTCAAGCAGCCCATCCACAACCTCTACATGGGCGATAAAGTGGTCGTGACTATATGGTATCGCGCGCCCGAGCTGCTGTTGGGGAGCAAGCATTACACGACAGCTATCGACCTGTGGGCGGTGGGATGCATCTTTGCGGAGCTGCTGAGTCTTCGGCCCATCTTtaagggggaggaggccaAGATGGATAGCAAGAAGACGGTGCCGTTTCAGAAACATCAGATGCAGAAGATTGTGGACGTAATGGGCCTGCCGACGAGGGAGCGGTGGCCCTTGTTAGCCAGCATGCCCGAGTATAGCCAGTTGTCGACTTTACAGCCGCCCTTGCTGTCGACCAAcacctcccactcccacggcggcggccacCACCCCTACGGCCATCGCTCCCAGCAACAACCGCCCGCGTCGCAAAACACGCACGGAAACCTCCAGAAATGGTACCACCAAACCACCGTCTCCACCCCTCTGACCTCGCTAGGAGCAGAAGGCTACAAACTcctcgcctccctcctcgAATACGACCCCGAGAAACGCTTGACGGCCGCCGACGCCCTCGTCcaccccttcttcacctcgcCCACCTCGACCCCGCTGGCTTCTCTCAATAGCAACACGGCCAATAGCACTTCTCAAGGaacaggagcagcagcagtcaaCTGGTCACCAACCAACTGCTTCGAAGGACTCAAAAACGAGACGTACCCGTGCAGACGCGTGTCGCAGGACGACAACGATATCGGCTTCGGCACCGGAACAGGCAACCAGAGTGGGTCGCGGGTGAACACGGCTGCGGCcgggacggggacggggcTGGTGATGGGACAAGCGCAGTCGCAGGTTCAGGCTATGGGAGGTTCGTTGGGGAATATCGGCGGACATGGACACGGACACGGACACGGACagatgggcggcggcgggatgGGCCAAGGGATGGGAGGGTTGGGTCAAGGACATGGGGGGATGGCGCAAATGGCGGGGATGAAAAGGATGcatgatgctgctgctgctgctgctgcggcggcggcggcggcggtgcaGCAGAGTCATCCGAATAAGAGGATGAAAGGGTCACAGGGATAG
- the arp2 gene encoding actin-6 has product MANTDAPIVLDGGTGFLKVGYAAQNFPEFQYPSIVGRPILRAEEAKSLSDSSDIVIKDIMCGDEAAAARTMLQISYPMENGIVKKWDDMQHLWDYTFHEKMKVDTRGRKILLTEPPLNPLKNREQMTEVMFERYDFGGVYVAIQAVLALYAQGLSSGVVVDSGDGVTHIVPVYESVVLNHLTRRLDVAGRDVTRNLIALLLRRGYALNRTADFETVRQIKEKLCYVSYDLELDKRLSEDTTVLVESYTLPDGRVIRVGSERFEAPECLFQPHLVDCDQPGIAEFLFNTIQAADVDVRSSLFKAIVLSGGSSMYPGLPSRLEKELKQLWLTRVLGGNPERLSKFKVRIEDPPRRRHMVFLGGAVLANIMADKESMWITKQEWEEQGARVLEKLGPR; this is encoded by the exons ATGGCCAACACCGACGCTCCCATTG TCCTCGATGGCGGTACCGGCTTCCTCAAGGTCGGCTACGCCGCCCAGAATTTCCCCGAATTCCAATACCCCTCGATAGTCGGCCGCCCCATTCTCCGCGCCGAAGAAGCCAAATCGCTTTCCGACTCCTCCGACATTGTGATCAAAGACATCATGTGCGGTGACGAGGCCGCGGCCGCCCGTACCATGCTCCAAATCAGCTACCCGATGGAGAACGGCATCGTCAAGAAGTGGGACGACATGCAGCACCTATGGGACTACACTTTTCAcgagaagatgaaggtcGATACGCGGGGAAGAAAGATCTTGTTGACGGAGCCGCCTTTGAACCCGTTGAAGAACAGGGAGCAGATGACCGAAGTCATGTTTGAGCGCTACGACTTTGGGGGTGTCTATGTCGCTATCCAGGCGGTGCTGGCATTGTATGCTCAGG GTCTCTCCTCTGGTGTCGTAGTCGACTCGGGCGACGGTGTCACGCATATCGTTCCTGTCTACGAATCCGTGGTCCTCAACCACCTTACCCGCCGCCTCGATGTGGCCGGCCGCGACGTCACCCGCAACCTGatcgccctccttctccgccgcGGCTACGCCCTCAACCGTACTGCCGACTTCGAGACCGTCCGCCAGATCAAGGAAAAGCTCTGCTACGTCTCGTACGACCTCGAGCTCGACAAGCGCCTGTCCGAAGATACCACCGTCCTCGTCGAGAGCTACACCCTTCCCGACGGCCGCGTCATCCGCGTCGGCTCCGAGCGGTTCGAGGCCCCCGAGTGCTTGTTCCAGCCGCACTTGGTGGATTGCGACCAGCCGGGTATCGCCGAATTCCTCTTCAACACCATCCAGGCCGCCGATGTTGACGTGCGCTCCTCGCTATTCAAGGCGATCGTCCTGTCGGGTGGTTCCAGCATGTACCCCGGCCTTCCAAGCAGACTGGAGAAGGAACTGAAGCAGCTGTGGTTGACGCGCGTGCTGGGAGGCAACCCCGAGAGGCTGAGCAAGTTCAAGGTCAGGATCGAGGAcccgccgagaagaaggcatATGGTCTTCTTGGGTGGTGCGGTGCTGGCGAATATCATGGCGGATAAGGAGAGCATGTGGATTACGAAGCAGGAGTGGGAAGAACAGGGCGCGAGGGTGTTGGAGAAGTTGGGTCCTAGGTAA
- a CDS encoding hydantoin racemase, with the protein MTTAQQEPIRILILNPNSSKSMTDGMAKSISSLNLPDNIKITYYTAPTSCPASINNGTDLDTSATHVLQDLSSNLQLLKDHDAVLVCCYSVHQLVPGLSELASSNGFPLSVTGIFEASVLTCLSLLTGPTKKWGIVTTGKYWEEHLTVGVKKFLGQEEKGGNNAKFAGVQTTGLDAGDFHGDISKEVIDAKLAEATKKLLQAGDVECVVMGCAGMAGLEQIIRRTAIEQYGEERGKKVMVVDGVRAGVGLVDEMVKNRRMFTQ; encoded by the exons ATGACTACCGCCCAGCAAGAACCAATCAGGATCCTGATCCTCAACCCCAACTCCTCCAAGTCCATGACCGATGGCATGGCAAAGTCTATTTCCAGCCTAAACCTCCCCGAC AACATCAAAATCACCTACTACACAGCCCCTACCTCTTGTCCAGCCAGCATCAACAACGGCACCGACCTGGATACCTCCGCCACCCACGTCCTCCAAGACCTCAGCAGCAACCTTCAACTCCTCAAAGACCACGACGCCGTCCTAGTATGCTGCTACTCCGTGCACCAACTCGTCCCCGGCCTCTCGGAACTCGCTTCATCCAACGGCTTTCCCCTCTCCGTCACGGGCATCTTTGAAGCATCCGTCCTCACTTGCCTGTCGCTGCTCACGGGCCCGACGAAGAAATGGGGCATTGTCACGACGGGCAAGTACTGGGAGGAGCACCTGACTGTGGGAGTCAAGAAATTCTTGGGtcaagaggagaaagggggAAATAATGCAAAGTTTGCCGGGGTGCAGACGACGGGGTTGGATGCGGGGGATTTCCATGGAGATATTTCCAAGGAGGTGATTGATGCGAAACTGGCCGAGGCGACCAAGAAGTTGTTGCAGGCTGGGGATGTGGAGTGTGTGGTGATGGGATGTGCGGGCATGGCTGGACTGGAGCAAATCATTCGCCGGACTGCGATTGAGCAGTACGGCgaggaaagggggaagaaggtcatggttgttgatggagtCAGAGCGGGAGTTGGGCTGGTGGATGAGATGGTGAAAAATAGGAGAATGTTTACCCAGTAG
- a CDS encoding MFS glucose transporter, translated as MAANLRDLTMYLVVLIIVSTLGPLQFGFHLAELNAPEDVITCRKTSISSTISSLLSYVKNSSSDVDCIPMTRPQFATVSAIFTIGGLFGALMAGPFTSSRGRWLSMQLTAAFYIVGSLIETLSHSVPVLSTGRFLTGVGAGASTVIVPLYISEIAPPAQRGLFGAFTQISINLGILISQTMGYFLSHDSAWRWILGSGVVVAAAQGFGLLLAPESPKWTASARGDVAQARRTLQRIRGKNANIDEEVESWGQGSGRPTSEEESLLHSVEDRMEGLSRRDTSSRSNSPSPSTSSRPHPHKASKPHLGFVQVLKDPNTRPAIIAVVGIMFAQQLCGINSIIMYSVSLFRDLLPPSFSSGLLTICISIINLGTTTACSPLPDKFGRKACLLASTIGQGVSSLVLALSIMFGVKILSAIAALFFVAFFAVGLGPVPFILASELVGEEAVGATQSWALGASYIATFLVAFGFPVVNEALNRILGGAGWVYFIFAGLAAFWALFIVRIVPETKGKANADEVWGRTRRVD; from the exons ATGGCCGCCAACCTCCGCGACCTAACGATGTACCTGGTGGTGCTGATAATCGTCAGCACCCTCGGTCCTCTTCAGTTTGGTTTCCATTTG GCAGAGTTAAACGCCCCCGAAGATGTCATCACCTGCCGCAAaacctccatctcctcgacCATCTCCAGCCTGCTGTCCTACGTCAAGAACTCCTCGAGCGATGTCGACTGCATCCCCATGACCCGACCCCAGTTTGCTACCGTCTCCGCCATCTTCACCATCGGCGGTCTCTTCGGCGCCCTGATGGCCGGGCCCTTCACCTCCTCTCGAGGCCGTTGGCTCTCCATGCAGCTGACAGCCGCCTTCTATATCGTCGGCTCCCTCATTGAGACCCTCTCCCACTCCGTCCCCGTGCTTTCGACAGGCCGTTTCCTGACCGGTGTCGGTGCCGGTGCCAGCACGGTCATTGTCCCCCTCTACATCAGCGAGATCGCGCCTCCTGCGCAGAGAGGATTATTTGGTGCTTTTACCCAAATCAGCATTAACCTCGGCATCTTGATCTCGCAAACCATGGGGTACTTCTTGAGTCACGATTCGGCCTGGAGGTGGATACTAGGATctggagtggtggtggcagctgCTCAGGGATTCGGACTGCTGTTGGCGCCAGAGAGCCCAAAGTGGACAGCGAGCGCCAGGGGCGATGTCGCGCAGGCGAGGAGGACACTTCAGCGCATCCGTGGCAAGAACGCTAATATCGACGAGGAAGTCGAGTCATGGGGCCAGGGAAGTGGGAGACCTACTAGCGAGGAGGAATCTCTCCTTCACAGTGTCGAGGACCGCATGGAGGGCCTGTCGCGCAGAGACACCTCCTCTCGCTCCAACTCTCCATCCCCTTCCACCTCTTCGCGTCCTCATCCCCACAAGGCCAGCAAACCCCATCTCGGTTTCGTGCAGGTTCTCAAGGATCCCAATACCCGTCCCGCCATCATTGCCGTGGTGGGCATCATGTTCGCCCAACAACTCTGCGGCATTAATTCCATCATCATGTACTCGGTCTCCCTCTTCCGCGACCTGCTCccgccttctttttcttcgggcctcctcaccatctgcatctccatcatcaacctagGCACTACTACTGCCTGCTCGCCTCTGCCCGACAAGTTCGGCCGCAAGGCTTGTCTCTTGGCTTCTACCATTGGCCAGGGCGTGTCGTCTCTCGTCCTTGCTCTCTCCATCATGTTCGGCGTCAAGATCTTGTCCGCCATAGCGGCCCTGTTCTTTGTGGCTTTCTTCGCGGTCGGGCTGGGCCCAGTGCCCTTTATCCTGGCGAGCGAGCTGGTGGGTGAGGAGGCGGTGGGTGCTACGCAGTCTTGGGCGTTGGGTGCGAGTTATATTGCTACTTTCCTGGTGGCCTTTGGGTTCCCAGTGGTGAATGAGGCTCTGAACAGAATTTTGGGAGGCGCTGGATGGGTTTACTTTATCTTTGCAGGGCTGGCGGCGTTTTGGGCCTTGTTTATCGTGAGGATCGTGCCCGAGACCAAAGGGAAGGCGAACGCGGACGAGGTTTGGGGACGTACTAGGCGTGTGGACTGA